A genome region from endosymbiont of Acanthamoeba sp. UWC8 includes the following:
- a CDS encoding valine--tRNA ligase, with translation MSSLPEKYNSQEVEKKWQKTWDTTQVYAYNTEEERENTFSIDTPPPTVSGLLHMGHIFSYTQTDFIARYQRMKGMNVFYPMGFDDNGLPTERLVEKVKGVRAGKMPRADFIKVCEEVVEESEQEFRALFKEIALSVDWTQEYQTISKHSRKISQMSFIDLFNKDLAYRKFSPTFWDPVDKTAIAQAEIEDKERKGYMNDIAFATATGEEIVIATTRPELIPACIAVFYHPSDKRYAHLAGKKALTAIFKHEVPIIADEDVNPEKGTGLVMCCTFGDIQDIEWWKKHNLSVKECVTSDGRMVNAEKYDGLKLEEAKKQIIEDLKTLGLLRKQEEVTQFVKCAERSGAPLEIIPTHQWYVTLLSHKDALIEKGRACNWYPDYMRIRLENWINGLNQDWCISRQRFFGVPFPAWYSKRSGEEGKILLADIDQLPVDPLTDLPKGYTREEVEPDYDVMDTWATSSISPQLNTSAISRGLAVDYERHQKLYPFDLRPQAHEIIRTWGFYTIVKSLFHEDSIPWKNLMISGWCLASDKTKMSKSKGNVVTPKELIIEKGSDVVRYWASTSKLGVDTAYSEELFKIGRKLVNKLWNASKFAGFHFAKLDGNQPTSPQEDIKNGKIFESLDLWILSELHKTIECATAEFERFEYSDARVIIEDFFWNAFCDNYLELVKARAYDEAKLNPKGQMSAVYTIYHCLKHILILFAPLLPHITEEINHHIFGGETLHKRGSWPRLENHYFKEELYTQGAAALQVLELVRKFKSERNLSLRVPLKLVEWSGADLDSSVLNDLRLAANASEFKYNRALNNSSLSSLDGKYSIYAEIEQHDDERV, from the coding sequence ATGTCCTCATTACCGGAAAAGTATAATTCACAGGAAGTAGAAAAAAAATGGCAAAAAACTTGGGATACAACCCAAGTTTATGCTTATAATACCGAAGAGGAAAGAGAAAACACATTCTCAATAGATACCCCTCCTCCTACGGTTTCCGGCTTATTACATATGGGGCATATATTTAGCTATACTCAAACTGATTTCATAGCTCGCTATCAAAGAATGAAGGGAATGAACGTGTTTTACCCTATGGGATTTGATGATAACGGGCTGCCGACTGAAAGGTTGGTGGAAAAAGTTAAAGGTGTGCGGGCAGGAAAGATGCCTCGTGCAGACTTTATTAAAGTTTGTGAAGAAGTAGTTGAAGAATCCGAACAGGAATTTAGAGCACTATTTAAAGAAATAGCTTTAAGCGTTGATTGGACACAGGAATACCAAACTATCAGTAAGCATTCCCGCAAAATTTCCCAAATGTCTTTCATTGATCTGTTTAATAAAGATTTAGCTTACCGGAAATTTTCTCCTACATTTTGGGATCCGGTAGATAAGACTGCTATTGCCCAGGCTGAAATTGAGGATAAGGAACGGAAAGGTTATATGAATGATATAGCTTTTGCAACAGCAACCGGGGAGGAGATTGTTATCGCAACTACCAGGCCTGAACTTATTCCTGCTTGTATTGCGGTATTTTATCATCCTTCCGATAAAAGATATGCTCACCTGGCGGGTAAGAAAGCTCTTACCGCTATATTTAAACATGAAGTGCCTATAATTGCCGATGAAGACGTAAATCCCGAGAAAGGTACCGGCCTCGTAATGTGCTGTACTTTTGGGGATATCCAAGATATTGAATGGTGGAAAAAGCATAATCTTTCAGTTAAGGAATGTGTTACTTCCGACGGAAGAATGGTGAATGCCGAAAAATATGACGGTTTAAAACTTGAAGAAGCTAAAAAACAAATCATAGAAGATTTAAAGACTCTTGGGCTACTTAGAAAGCAGGAAGAAGTTACTCAATTTGTTAAGTGCGCGGAAAGATCAGGTGCTCCGCTTGAAATTATTCCTACCCACCAATGGTATGTTACCCTTTTATCTCATAAAGATGCTTTAATTGAAAAAGGCAGGGCATGTAATTGGTATCCGGATTATATGAGAATAAGGCTTGAAAATTGGATTAATGGCTTAAACCAGGATTGGTGTATTTCAAGGCAACGTTTTTTCGGGGTTCCGTTTCCGGCTTGGTATTCCAAACGTAGCGGAGAAGAAGGAAAAATATTACTTGCCGATATTGATCAACTACCTGTGGATCCGCTTACCGATTTACCGAAAGGCTATACGAGGGAAGAAGTTGAGCCTGATTATGATGTTATGGATACTTGGGCGACAAGTTCAATCAGCCCACAGCTTAATACTTCGGCAATAAGTCGCGGGTTAGCTGTTGATTATGAAAGACATCAAAAATTATACCCCTTTGATTTAAGACCCCAAGCTCATGAAATTATTAGAACCTGGGGGTTTTATACGATCGTAAAATCTCTCTTTCATGAAGATTCTATTCCATGGAAAAATTTAATGATCAGCGGTTGGTGCTTAGCAAGTGATAAAACCAAGATGAGTAAATCTAAAGGTAACGTAGTTACCCCTAAGGAACTAATTATTGAAAAAGGCTCTGACGTGGTGCGTTATTGGGCATCTACTTCCAAGCTCGGTGTGGATACCGCTTACTCGGAGGAATTGTTTAAAATCGGCAGAAAGTTAGTTAATAAGCTTTGGAATGCTTCTAAATTTGCCGGTTTTCATTTTGCTAAACTTGATGGTAATCAGCCGACTTCCCCTCAGGAAGACATTAAGAATGGAAAAATCTTTGAATCCCTCGATTTATGGATATTATCCGAACTTCATAAAACAATTGAATGCGCAACCGCTGAATTTGAAAGGTTTGAATACTCGGATGCTCGAGTGATAATAGAAGATTTCTTCTGGAATGCTTTTTGCGATAATTATCTCGAATTAGTTAAAGCCCGAGCTTATGACGAAGCCAAACTAAACCCTAAAGGTCAGATGAGCGCAGTGTATACAATATACCATTGCTTAAAACATATTTTGATACTATTCGCACCCCTTCTACCTCATATTACCGAAGAAATTAATCATCATATTTTCGGTGGTGAAACTCTACATAAACGCGGCAGTTGGCCGAGGCTTGAAAACCATTATTTTAAAGAAGAATTATACACACAGGGAGCTGCTGCATTACAAGTGCTGGAGCTGGTTAGAAAATTTAAATCCGAGCGGAACTTATCGCTTCGTGTGCCGCTTAAACTTGTTGAGTGGAGTGGAGCAGACTTGGATAGCTCTGTATTAAATGACTTAAGGTTGGCTGCCAATGCTTCTGAATTTAAATATAACCGTGCCTTAAATAATTCTAGCTTATCTTCACTTGACGGTAAATATTCAATTTATGCGGAGATAGAACAACATGATGATGAAAGGGTCTGA
- the xseA gene encoding exodeoxyribonuclease VII large subunit, which yields MMMKGSDSNLPEYSVSEVAHAIKVTLEETFSYIRIRGEISGLKVASSGHIYFSLKDNNAVLNAVCWKKVANQLPFQIEDGVEVICTGSISSFPGRSYYQLIVEKVEVAGIGALLAMLEKRKQKLEAEGLFDPDRKKPIPYLPRTIGVITSPTGAVIRDILHRISDRFPIHILLWGVLVQGNEAAEQIADAINGFNNLPSSIPKPDILIVARGGGSIEDLWAFNEEIVIRATADSKIPIISAVGHETDTTLIDFASDKRSPTPTAAAEIAVPVLSDLKYTVETLKRRLDSTLPNLIKHNELKLNNLSTALGFFLSKIISLEGKLENIEFKLSNLMTNLLQRLNSKLQIHGMLLDSFHYQKILKRGFALIRDNKGKVIKSITQIKLNSVIKIELHDGTQEALALNVSGKSHSIKNPSEQNKQQSLFDNT from the coding sequence ATGATGATGAAAGGGTCTGACTCTAATCTTCCTGAATACAGCGTTTCAGAAGTTGCTCATGCAATAAAGGTTACACTGGAAGAAACCTTTTCTTATATTAGAATTAGGGGTGAAATCTCAGGACTTAAAGTTGCCTCTTCAGGTCATATATATTTTAGTTTAAAAGATAACAATGCCGTACTTAATGCAGTTTGTTGGAAGAAGGTAGCGAATCAACTCCCATTTCAAATTGAAGATGGAGTTGAGGTAATATGCACCGGTTCCATCTCCTCTTTTCCGGGGAGATCTTATTATCAGTTAATTGTTGAAAAAGTTGAAGTAGCAGGGATCGGCGCATTACTTGCCATGCTTGAAAAAAGAAAGCAAAAATTGGAAGCTGAAGGTTTATTTGATCCCGACAGGAAAAAACCGATTCCTTATTTGCCGAGAACCATCGGGGTTATTACTTCTCCTACCGGGGCGGTAATCAGAGATATTTTACATAGGATATCCGACCGCTTTCCGATTCATATACTACTCTGGGGAGTATTGGTACAAGGAAATGAAGCTGCCGAACAGATTGCCGATGCTATAAATGGCTTTAATAACCTCCCATCCTCTATACCTAAACCTGATATTTTAATTGTTGCAAGAGGAGGCGGTTCAATTGAAGATTTATGGGCTTTTAATGAAGAAATAGTAATCAGAGCAACAGCTGATTCTAAAATTCCGATTATTTCAGCGGTAGGCCATGAAACGGATACCACACTTATAGATTTTGCTTCCGACAAAAGATCTCCTACCCCGACTGCAGCAGCGGAAATTGCAGTTCCCGTACTCTCAGATTTAAAATATACCGTGGAAACTTTAAAACGAAGACTTGATTCAACTCTGCCGAATTTAATTAAACATAATGAACTCAAGCTAAATAATCTCTCAACCGCCTTAGGTTTTTTTCTTTCCAAAATAATCTCACTGGAAGGAAAGTTAGAAAATATTGAGTTTAAACTTTCTAATCTGATGACTAATTTACTACAACGACTTAATTCAAAATTACAAATTCACGGCATGCTGCTTGACAGTTTCCATTATCAGAAAATTTTAAAGCGCGGCTTTGCGTTAATTAGGGATAATAAAGGAAAAGTAATAAAAAGCATTACCCAAATTAAGCTGAACAGCGTAATAAAAATAGAGCTGCATGACGGCACTCAAGAAGCTTTAGCTTTAAACGTTTCCGGCAAAAGCCACAGTATAAAAAACCCCTCGGAACAGAACAAGCAACAATCATTGTTTGACAACACCTAG